A window of the Aquimarina spinulae genome harbors these coding sequences:
- a CDS encoding Ig-like domain-containing protein, with translation MEKKIYYNTPKLAAEKIKYSKQYGHQGLIIWELTQDTDYNSSSSILKAVNEAAGNTDPINNSPTVVWEAPTNGQVIELEELSPITLKASATDSDGTIQSFVFKHNTTNISATANGSSYTASFTPAAFGEVTLIASATDNKNAISEKTIVFTVKKKVVGGNTPPSITLIEPKNADVIEQTALSSIQLKATVTDDTQVSSVKFVVNNIEITPTVNGTQYVTDWTPSAFGEVSYKIMGTDNEGLSTEVVVTFTVKEKVVGGSCDGIAEWQSDKVYATAGQKVSYNGNLYTNKWWTKGETPGSSSVWEFVSSCNGGSGGGDFCGSPQWITSIAYNSGDQVYHSQKIYKAKWWTEGETPGSSSVWEFVSDCVQSNPNMSSVAFQTLVDDVIKYQITVSEVSWIKIDVYDIYGKLMHTKSLREYTGSRDFTQDLSTLKSGIYIYKINIGGEVITKKVIKK, from the coding sequence ATGGAAAAAAAAATATACTATAACACACCAAAATTAGCTGCAGAAAAAATTAAATATTCTAAACAGTATGGGCATCAGGGATTAATTATATGGGAACTTACACAAGATACCGATTATAATTCGTCTTCAAGTATTCTTAAAGCAGTAAATGAGGCTGCAGGAAACACTGATCCTATAAACAATTCACCAACAGTAGTGTGGGAAGCTCCCACAAATGGACAAGTTATCGAATTGGAAGAATTGTCTCCAATAACATTAAAAGCCAGCGCTACAGATTCAGATGGGACTATTCAATCTTTTGTGTTTAAGCACAATACGACTAACATTAGTGCTACAGCAAATGGAAGTAGCTATACAGCCAGTTTTACTCCTGCAGCATTTGGTGAAGTAACGCTCATTGCTTCTGCTACAGATAATAAAAATGCAATTTCAGAAAAGACAATTGTTTTTACAGTAAAGAAGAAAGTAGTGGGAGGTAATACACCTCCATCGATAACTCTAATCGAACCAAAAAATGCAGATGTTATAGAACAAACAGCATTGTCATCAATTCAGTTAAAAGCTACAGTAACAGATGATACCCAGGTAAGCTCTGTTAAATTTGTTGTAAATAATATTGAAATTACTCCAACTGTAAATGGGACTCAATATGTTACAGACTGGACTCCCAGCGCTTTTGGTGAAGTATCCTATAAAATTATGGGTACAGATAATGAAGGACTATCTACAGAGGTGGTTGTTACGTTTACTGTGAAAGAAAAAGTAGTGGGAGGAAGTTGTGATGGAATAGCAGAATGGCAATCTGATAAGGTATATGCTACAGCAGGACAAAAAGTAAGTTATAACGGGAATCTCTATACCAATAAATGGTGGACGAAAGGGGAGACTCCGGGAAGTAGCTCTGTTTGGGAATTTGTTTCTAGTTGTAATGGTGGTTCTGGTGGCGGAGATTTTTGTGGATCTCCACAATGGATAACATCTATTGCTTATAATAGCGGGGATCAAGTATACCATAGCCAAAAAATCTATAAAGCCAAATGGTGGACAGAAGGTGAAACTCCTGGCAGTAGTTCTGTGTGGGAGTTTGTTTCAGACTGTGTTCAGAGTAATCCAAATATGTCTTCTGTTGCATTTCAAACGTTGGTAGATGATGTTATAAAATATCAGATAACAGTTTCTGAAGTATCATGGATAAAAATTGATGTATATGATATCTATGGTAAATTAATGCACACAAAATCTTTAAGAGAATATACAGGAAGTAGAGATTTTACACAAGATTTATCGACTCTTAAAAGTGGAATCTATATCTACAAAATAAATATAGGCGGAGAAGTAATCACCAAAAAAGTAATTAAAAAATAA
- a CDS encoding LytR/AlgR family response regulator transcription factor, whose product MKVKCLLVDNDPLAISALKKHLAHFEHFEVVFVCNNAVDAFNFIHENSIDLVFVDIYTPMVNGLEFIKNIHNPPLIIITSSDEDYAVQGFELGAIDYLIKPISLKRLVKSLHKISRTLNTVNKLPYTSSLEDHIFIKVDKKMIKIYFEDILYIKSLKDYVIIKTDHKDYVTHYNLSAITRLLPEYLFIRIHRSYTIAINKIKAIDKNCIEIDDKLLPMGRNYIKKVKGKIINGVTV is encoded by the coding sequence ATGAAAGTAAAATGTTTACTTGTAGATAACGACCCTCTAGCTATCAGTGCTTTAAAAAAACACTTGGCACATTTTGAGCATTTCGAGGTAGTTTTTGTTTGTAATAATGCTGTTGATGCTTTTAATTTTATTCATGAAAATTCGATTGATTTAGTTTTTGTCGATATTTATACGCCCATGGTTAATGGGTTAGAATTTATTAAAAACATACACAATCCTCCTCTTATTATTATAACTTCTTCTGATGAAGATTATGCTGTACAAGGATTTGAATTAGGAGCTATAGATTATTTAATAAAACCCATCTCTTTGAAGAGACTCGTAAAATCTTTACACAAAATATCCAGGACATTAAATACGGTAAACAAACTGCCATATACATCTTCATTAGAAGATCACATTTTTATTAAAGTAGATAAGAAAATGATAAAAATATATTTTGAAGATATTTTATATATAAAAAGCCTTAAGGATTATGTTATTATAAAAACGGATCACAAAGATTATGTAACACATTACAATTTATCTGCAATTACCAGGCTACTACCAGAGTATCTTTTTATAAGAATACACAGATCATATACTATCGCCATTAATAAAATTAAGGCAATTGATAAAAATTGTATCGAAATCGATGATAAATTACTTCCTATGGGAAGAAATTATATAAAAAAGGTTAAAGGTAAAATCATAAATGGGGTTACCGTTTAA